The Gammaproteobacteria bacterium genome has a segment encoding these proteins:
- the chrA gene encoding chromate efflux transporter: MSEQSQGGAVVPRGEAFRFWLKLGFISFGGPAGQIAIMHRELVERRRWISERRFLHALNYCMVLPGPEAQQLATYIGWLMHRTVGGIVAGALFVLPSLVILIALSWIYVSYRHVPVVAGVLMGIKPAVTAIVLCAAHRIGSRTLRNALLWAIAVAAFVAISFFGVPFPLIVLGAALTGWVGGRLAPASFVFSSGHGSGQDSFGPAIIDDDTPTPEHARLRLPRLVTVVVAGLALWGITIGLVASLDGGDGTLVQMAWFFTKAALLTFGGAYAVLPYVFQGAVMEHGWVTAAQMIDGLALGETTPGPLIMVVAFVGFLGGWQEALFGPDQAFLAGAVAAAVVTWFTFLPSFIFILIGGPVVETTHREPRVTAPLTAITAAVVGVIVNLAVFFAYHVLWPDGLAGRFDSASLAIGVVATVALSRFGVGVIPVILACGAVGLLYRLVPA; this comes from the coding sequence GTGAGCGAGCAGTCACAGGGCGGTGCAGTCGTACCTCGTGGTGAGGCATTTCGCTTCTGGCTGAAGCTCGGCTTCATCAGCTTCGGTGGGCCGGCGGGCCAGATCGCGATCATGCACCGCGAACTCGTCGAGCGGCGACGCTGGATATCCGAGCGACGTTTTCTTCACGCCCTGAATTACTGCATGGTCCTGCCGGGACCGGAAGCGCAGCAGCTCGCGACCTACATCGGCTGGCTCATGCACCGCACCGTCGGCGGTATCGTTGCAGGCGCCCTGTTCGTGCTGCCGTCCCTGGTGATTCTCATCGCCCTGTCATGGATTTACGTCAGCTACAGGCACGTTCCGGTGGTGGCCGGCGTGCTGATGGGCATAAAACCGGCAGTCACCGCGATCGTGCTCTGCGCCGCGCATCGCATCGGCTCGCGGACGCTGCGCAATGCGCTGTTGTGGGCGATCGCGGTGGCCGCATTCGTCGCGATCAGTTTCTTTGGTGTGCCGTTCCCGCTGATCGTGCTCGGCGCCGCCCTGACCGGCTGGGTGGGTGGACGCCTTGCGCCGGCAAGCTTCGTCTTCTCCTCCGGACACGGCAGCGGCCAGGACAGCTTCGGTCCGGCTATCATTGACGACGATACACCGACACCGGAGCACGCGCGCTTGCGCCTGCCGCGACTGGTCACGGTGGTCGTGGCAGGTCTTGCCCTCTGGGGCATTACCATCGGCCTCGTTGCGTCGCTGGACGGCGGCGACGGCACGCTGGTGCAAATGGCCTGGTTCTTCACCAAGGCTGCCTTGCTGACCTTCGGCGGCGCGTACGCGGTGCTTCCCTACGTGTTCCAGGGTGCCGTCATGGAACATGGCTGGGTAACCGCGGCACAGATGATCGATGGACTCGCGCTCGGCGAAACCACACCCGGCCCGCTGATCATGGTCGTTGCGTTCGTAGGCTTTCTCGGCGGCTGGCAGGAGGCGCTATTCGGCCCCGATCAGGCGTTCCTCGCCGGGGCAGTGGCGGCAGCGGTGGTTACGTGGTTCACGTTTCTGCCGTCGTTCATCTTCATCCTCATCGGCGGGCCGGTGGTCGAGACCACGCACCGGGAACCCCGCGTCACCGCGCCGCTCACCGCCATCACCGCCGCCGTAGTGGGCGTCATTGTCAACCTGGCGGTGTTCTTCGCGTACCACGTACTGTGGCCGGATGGCCTCGCCGGCCGCTTCGACTCGGCGTCTCTGGCCATCGGCGTCGTCGCAACCGTAGCGTTGTCCCGCTTCGGCGTCGGTGTAATACCGGTGATTCTCGCCTGCGGCGCGGTGGGGTTGCTCTACCGGCTCGTCCCGGCCTGA
- a CDS encoding OmpA family protein: MNRRFNNPALLLVALGLVAQPMVANAAQGDWILRAGAGIVSPKSDNLTLSGTPPAPLASFGGAELDVDSGTSATFEVAHMIADHWGVELFAPMIFFNHDVGLTGTSDIADVDLFPPVLSLQYYFNPDGKFQPYIGAGLNYSRFSRESTKGVLSDNDLEFDDSFGPAAQIGADFNLSERWLLNLGVRWIDLDSDVQVNGVDIGEAELDPFVYQAQVGYRFGRPAPAAAAPVAATAPPPPPPPPPPPPPPDSDGDGVIDPVDQCPDTPKGERVGKQGCTCDVVRQVQFAFASAELTAEGRKTLEEVAETLNRLKFVAGTVIGHTDSVGPKDYNQRLSERRAQTVVDFLTAKGIAVGRLEAAGRGMSEPIADNATAEGRAQNRRVVLSRTDCDQ; this comes from the coding sequence ATGAACAGACGATTCAACAACCCTGCGCTGCTGCTCGTCGCGCTCGGGCTTGTTGCCCAGCCGATGGTGGCAAACGCTGCACAAGGCGACTGGATTCTTCGCGCCGGCGCCGGCATCGTGAGCCCGAAGAGCGACAACCTGACACTTTCTGGCACGCCGCCCGCGCCACTCGCATCGTTCGGCGGCGCGGAACTCGACGTGGATTCGGGAACCAGCGCCACCTTCGAGGTGGCTCACATGATTGCCGACCACTGGGGCGTCGAACTCTTCGCACCAATGATCTTCTTCAATCACGACGTCGGGCTGACGGGCACATCGGATATCGCCGACGTCGACCTGTTCCCCCCGGTGTTGAGCCTCCAGTACTACTTCAATCCGGACGGCAAGTTCCAGCCCTACATCGGCGCAGGCCTGAATTACTCGAGGTTCAGTCGCGAGAGCACCAAGGGCGTGCTGAGCGACAACGACCTGGAGTTCGACGACTCGTTCGGTCCGGCCGCCCAGATCGGCGCCGACTTCAACCTGAGCGAGCGCTGGCTCCTCAACCTCGGGGTGCGCTGGATCGATCTCGATTCCGATGTGCAGGTCAACGGCGTCGACATCGGCGAGGCCGAGCTGGACCCGTTCGTCTACCAGGCACAGGTCGGCTACCGCTTCGGCCGGCCCGCACCGGCAGCCGCCGCACCGGTCGCAGCCACTGCGCCCCCGCCGCCGCCCCCGCCTCCGCCGCCGCCCCCGCCGCCGGATTCCGATGGCGACGGCGTAATCGATCCGGTCGACCAGTGCCCCGACACGCCCAAAGGCGAACGCGTCGGCAAGCAGGGCTGTACCTGCGACGTGGTGCGCCAGGTGCAGTTCGCCTTCGCCTCCGCCGAGCTGACCGCCGAAGGCAGGAAGACGCTCGAGGAAGTCGCCGAGACCCTCAATCGCCTGAAGTTCGTCGCCGGCACGGTGATCGGCCACACCGACAGCGTCGGTCCGAAGGACTACAACCAGCGGCTCTCCGAGCGCCGGGCCCAGACCGTGGTCGACTTCCTCACGGCCAAGGGCATCGCCGTTGGCCGGCTCGAGGCCGCCGGCCGGGGCATGAGCGAGCCCATCGCGGACAACGCCACGGCCGAGGGCCGCGCGCAGAACCGCCGCGTGGTGCTGAGCCGCACCGACTGCGACCAGTAA
- a CDS encoding arylsulfatase, which yields MKARIVISIFFASLLISGPCAAQEILPFPDAPSPSLAGPTIAQSEYRPTKPVNRLPAGAPNILVIMLDDVGPALPETYGGPIHTPTLSRVANAGISYNQFHNTAMCSPTRAALLTGRNHHRIGFGQIAELANNWDGYTGHWPATTASVAKVLGYYGYNTAAFGKWHNTPAEQTTAQGPYDRWPTGRLVGFDYFYGFLAGESSQWEPAVVRNTTRIQTPDKDNYHFTEDIADEAVSWIRRQNAIAPDQPFFVYWAPGASHGPHHIFKEWADRYKGRFDKGWDALREEIFARQKSLGWIPADTQLTARPSTMPGWADIPENERPFQRRLMEVFAGYTEHADTQAGRLIDELERLGIRDNTLVIYIWGDNGSSAEGQYGTISELMAQNGIATEIGDHVRALQDLGGLDALGSPKTDNMYHAGWAWAGSTPFQGTKLNASHFGGTRTPMAISWPKSIKADKTPRTQFHHVNDIAPTIYDVVGIKTPELVDGVTQQPLDGVSMKYTFADAKVPGQKKAQYFEVMADRGIYSPDGWFAGAWGPRIPWVPGLPAGMATWSPDNDTWLLYNLKEDFSQATDLASKYPDKVAELKQLFDREAKANLVYPIGGGLWSIIWSPQSAPQNPATEFHYTQDVTGVPEFAGPKVGGRSNLISIDAELKPDSSGVLYALGGFAGGVALWLENGKLTYEYNLFEIERTRIESTGTLPTGKVNIEVETRVAAPRGAADVVLRVAGEEIGRAKVPRTAVLAFTANDAFDVGTDSYSPVSEAYYDRKPFTFNGRIDAVRIKYLP from the coding sequence ATGAAAGCGCGAATCGTGATCTCGATCTTCTTTGCCTCGTTGCTGATATCGGGCCCGTGCGCGGCGCAAGAGATTCTGCCGTTCCCAGATGCTCCCTCACCGAGCCTTGCGGGCCCGACCATCGCGCAGTCGGAGTACCGGCCGACGAAGCCGGTGAATCGCTTGCCGGCAGGCGCCCCCAACATCCTGGTCATCATGCTCGACGATGTCGGTCCCGCGCTGCCCGAAACCTATGGCGGCCCGATTCACACTCCGACTCTGTCGCGCGTCGCCAACGCCGGCATCTCGTATAACCAGTTCCACAACACCGCGATGTGTTCGCCGACGCGCGCCGCGCTGCTGACCGGACGCAATCATCATCGCATTGGCTTCGGCCAGATTGCCGAACTGGCCAATAACTGGGATGGCTACACCGGGCACTGGCCAGCCACCACCGCATCGGTGGCCAAGGTGCTCGGTTACTACGGTTACAACACCGCCGCTTTCGGAAAATGGCATAACACGCCGGCCGAGCAGACAACCGCCCAGGGGCCGTACGACCGTTGGCCGACCGGACGCCTGGTCGGCTTCGACTACTTCTATGGCTTTCTCGCCGGTGAGTCGTCGCAGTGGGAGCCTGCGGTCGTGCGCAACACGACTCGTATCCAGACGCCGGACAAGGATAACTATCACTTCACCGAGGATATTGCCGACGAGGCGGTGAGCTGGATTCGTCGCCAGAACGCAATTGCGCCCGACCAGCCGTTCTTCGTCTACTGGGCGCCGGGCGCGTCGCATGGGCCCCATCACATTTTCAAGGAGTGGGCCGACAGGTACAAAGGTCGCTTCGACAAGGGTTGGGACGCGCTACGCGAGGAGATCTTCGCGCGGCAGAAATCGCTAGGCTGGATTCCCGCCGACACCCAGTTGACCGCGCGTCCATCCACGATGCCCGGCTGGGCCGATATTCCCGAGAATGAGCGGCCGTTCCAACGCCGCTTGATGGAGGTGTTCGCGGGCTATACGGAACACGCTGACACGCAGGCCGGCCGCCTGATCGACGAGCTGGAGCGCCTCGGCATTCGAGACAACACGCTGGTGATCTACATCTGGGGCGATAACGGTTCGAGCGCGGAGGGGCAGTACGGCACCATCAGCGAATTGATGGCGCAGAATGGCATTGCCACCGAGATCGGCGATCACGTGCGTGCGCTGCAGGATCTCGGTGGACTCGACGCACTCGGCAGCCCCAAGACCGACAACATGTACCACGCAGGCTGGGCCTGGGCCGGTTCGACGCCCTTCCAGGGAACCAAGCTGAACGCCAGCCACTTCGGCGGCACCCGTACACCGATGGCCATTTCGTGGCCGAAGTCGATCAAGGCAGACAAGACGCCGCGCACGCAGTTCCATCACGTCAATGACATTGCGCCGACGATCTATGACGTCGTCGGCATCAAAACGCCGGAGCTGGTCGATGGCGTTACGCAACAGCCGCTGGATGGCGTCAGCATGAAGTACACCTTTGCCGATGCCAAAGTTCCCGGGCAGAAGAAGGCGCAGTACTTCGAGGTGATGGCCGATCGCGGCATCTACTCGCCCGACGGCTGGTTCGCTGGTGCGTGGGGGCCGCGCATTCCGTGGGTGCCTGGCCTGCCCGCCGGCATGGCCACCTGGAGCCCGGACAACGACACCTGGTTGCTGTACAACTTGAAGGAGGACTTCTCGCAGGCGACCGACCTGGCCTCGAAATACCCCGACAAGGTGGCCGAGCTGAAGCAGTTGTTTGATCGCGAGGCGAAGGCCAACCTGGTCTATCCGATCGGTGGCGGTCTATGGTCGATTATCTGGAGCCCGCAGTCGGCGCCGCAGAATCCGGCGACCGAGTTCCACTACACGCAGGACGTTACCGGCGTGCCGGAGTTCGCCGGGCCGAAGGTCGGCGGACGCAGCAACCTGATCAGCATTGATGCCGAGCTGAAGCCCGATTCCAGTGGTGTGCTTTACGCGCTCGGCGGTTTCGCCGGCGGCGTGGCATTGTGGCTGGAGAACGGCAAGCTCACCTACGAGTACAACCTGTTCGAGATCGAACGCACGCGCATAGAGTCGACGGGCACGCTGCCCACCGGGAAGGTGAATATCGAGGTGGAAACGCGGGTCGCTGCACCGCGAGGTGCCGCTGACGTCGTCCTCCGTGTTGCCGGTGAGGAGATCGGACGTGCCAAGGTGCCGCGTACTGCCGTGCTCGCCTTTACCGCCAACGACGCCTTCGATGTCGGCACCGACAGCTACTCGCCGGTCTCCGAGGCCTACTACGACCGCAAGCCGTTCACGTTCAATGGCCGCATCGATGCGGTGCGCATCAAGTACCTGCCATGA
- a CDS encoding DUF3313 domain-containing protein — translation MNNINQRFGVVAAMAAALLLAACGPTTKLGTSRSYTKGFLNDYSRLQPRGKDMAYQSADAMKVLAAARGVMVDQPEIHIAPGSNYTGAKPADLAAIAEAMRSDISAALKASGYNVVSEPGPNILLLRTALTDVYLEKKERNVLGYTPIGFVVTAGISAVQEVMEKVDIMGMTLQAEITDSKTNAVVFQLVAQRGGNEQRITFEQFQDQMRTWGKRLNCQINNSKLPQAQWADCSALGSTG, via the coding sequence ATGAATAACATCAATCAACGATTTGGAGTGGTTGCCGCCATGGCCGCCGCGCTGCTGCTGGCCGCCTGCGGGCCGACCACCAAGCTCGGCACCAGCCGCTCATACACCAAGGGCTTTCTCAATGACTACTCGCGCCTGCAGCCGCGCGGCAAGGACATGGCCTACCAGTCCGCCGACGCCATGAAGGTACTGGCGGCTGCCAGGGGCGTGATGGTCGACCAGCCGGAGATCCATATCGCGCCGGGTTCGAACTACACGGGGGCAAAGCCGGCCGACCTCGCTGCGATTGCTGAAGCCATGCGTAGCGATATCTCCGCGGCGCTGAAAGCCTCCGGTTACAACGTGGTTTCCGAGCCCGGGCCGAACATTCTCCTGCTGCGCACCGCGCTGACCGACGTGTACCTGGAGAAGAAGGAGCGCAACGTGCTCGGTTACACGCCGATCGGCTTCGTGGTCACCGCCGGCATCTCCGCCGTCCAGGAGGTGATGGAAAAGGTCGACATCATGGGCATGACCCTGCAGGCGGAGATCACCGACAGCAAGACCAATGCCGTGGTGTTCCAGCTCGTCGCACAGCGTGGTGGCAACGAGCAGCGCATTACCTTCGAACAGTTCCAGGACCAGATGCGTACCTGGGGCAAGCGCCTGAATTGCCAGATCAACAACTCGAAGCTGCCCCAGGCCCAGTGGGCGGATTGTTCGGCGCTCGGTTCGACGGGTTAG
- a CDS encoding DUF481 domain-containing protein → MLNRRIARWQTVLWLLLACMPVTATADKTDIIYMRNGDRLTGEIKRLERGKLRLSTNGMGTVYIEWKDIAQLVSKETYVVELASGKRVRGTLAMPFNDGTLLLNDGDEARRLAMADIVWVDPLKLDAAVVARWDGSASVGFDKTKANSDTSISASFDARRRAEDFTLNFDGSVQSRSQDEVEDSIRARFAGVYRGLLENRWFWAGFGSLERNDEQAIDLRSLAGAGYGRFLLQSGRSLWSATGGLAVVNEQRAGDEDAENNVEGVLKTDFEFFTYDMPETSLSTALTVFPSVTESGRWRSLLEFALRRELVSDLFVELSLYSSYDSEPPEDGSKNDYGIVTGLGYTF, encoded by the coding sequence ATGCTCAATCGACGAATCGCCCGCTGGCAGACCGTGCTGTGGCTGCTGCTCGCCTGCATGCCGGTCACCGCCACCGCCGACAAGACCGATATCATCTACATGCGCAATGGTGATCGCCTGACCGGCGAAATCAAGCGCCTGGAACGCGGCAAGCTGCGCCTGTCCACCAACGGCATGGGGACGGTCTACATCGAGTGGAAGGACATCGCGCAACTGGTCAGCAAGGAAACCTACGTCGTGGAGCTGGCCAGCGGCAAGCGGGTCCGGGGAACGCTCGCGATGCCCTTCAACGACGGCACCTTGCTGCTCAACGACGGCGACGAAGCACGGCGGCTCGCGATGGCGGACATCGTGTGGGTGGATCCCCTGAAGCTCGATGCCGCCGTCGTGGCACGATGGGACGGCTCGGCCAGCGTCGGGTTCGACAAGACCAAGGCCAACAGCGACACCTCGATCAGCGCCAGCTTCGACGCCCGCCGTCGCGCCGAAGACTTCACACTGAATTTCGACGGCTCCGTGCAGTCACGCTCGCAGGACGAGGTGGAGGACAGCATCCGCGCCAGATTCGCCGGCGTGTACCGCGGGCTGCTGGAGAATCGCTGGTTCTGGGCGGGCTTCGGCAGCCTGGAGCGCAACGACGAACAGGCCATCGACCTGCGCTCGCTGGCCGGTGCCGGCTATGGTCGCTTCCTGCTGCAGTCTGGCCGTTCGCTGTGGTCGGCGACGGGCGGCCTGGCGGTCGTGAACGAGCAGCGCGCCGGAGACGAGGACGCGGAGAACAACGTCGAGGGCGTGCTGAAGACGGATTTCGAGTTCTTCACCTACGACATGCCGGAAACGAGCCTCAGCACTGCGCTGACCGTGTTCCCAAGCGTGACCGAGAGCGGCCGATGGCGCTCGCTGCTGGAATTTGCCCTGCGCCGGGAGCTGGTTTCCGACCTGTTCGTGGAACTCAGCCTGTACAGCTCGTACGACAGTGAGCCACCGGAAGATGGTTCGAAAAACGATTACGGCATCGTGACGGGGCTCGGCTACACGTTCTGA
- a CDS encoding cytochrome c peroxidase: MHRPLLVAACATLGLAAGCGGPTPAPQSTGAASPAAGATAPPDVAALQAQAAALFQPLPAAMPSEANPATEAKVSLGRMLYYDPRLSKGGDVSCNSCHGLNTYGVDNAPTSSGFQGQKGGRNSPTTYNAALHVAQFWDGRASDVEAQASGPMLNPVEMAMPDAAAVETVLRAIPGYVTAFAAAFPGESEPVTLDNAARAIGAFERGLVTPSAFDRFLDGDATALNAQQLAGLQVFLESGCGTCHNGVAIGGGMFQKLGLVKPFETADVGRAETTKNEADRFFFKVPSLRNIEKTAPYFHDGKVADLDGAVRLMAEHQLGKTLSDTQVAAIRSFLGSLTGTIPAEYIAPPQLPGAT; encoded by the coding sequence ATGCATCGTCCCCTGCTCGTGGCCGCATGCGCCACACTCGGACTCGCCGCCGGCTGCGGTGGTCCGACGCCCGCCCCGCAGTCCACCGGTGCCGCCAGCCCGGCCGCCGGGGCGACTGCTCCGCCCGATGTGGCCGCCCTGCAGGCGCAGGCCGCCGCCCTGTTCCAGCCGCTGCCCGCCGCGATGCCGAGCGAGGCCAACCCGGCGACGGAGGCCAAGGTCAGCCTCGGACGCATGCTCTACTACGATCCCCGCCTGTCGAAGGGCGGTGACGTTTCCTGCAACAGTTGCCACGGCCTCAACACCTACGGCGTCGATAATGCACCGACCAGTTCCGGCTTCCAGGGCCAGAAGGGTGGCCGCAACTCGCCGACGACCTACAATGCTGCGCTGCACGTCGCGCAGTTCTGGGACGGGCGCGCGTCGGACGTCGAGGCGCAGGCCTCTGGCCCGATGCTCAACCCGGTGGAAATGGCGATGCCCGACGCCGCCGCCGTGGAGACCGTGCTGCGCGCGATCCCCGGCTATGTCACCGCATTCGCGGCGGCATTTCCCGGTGAGTCTGAGCCGGTGACCCTCGACAACGCGGCACGCGCCATCGGCGCCTTCGAGCGCGGCCTGGTGACACCGTCGGCCTTCGACCGCTTCCTTGACGGGGATGCCACGGCGCTCAATGCACAGCAGCTCGCAGGGTTGCAGGTGTTCCTCGAGAGCGGCTGCGGCACCTGCCACAACGGCGTGGCGATCGGCGGCGGCATGTTCCAGAAGCTCGGCCTGGTCAAGCCATTCGAAACTGCGGATGTCGGCCGTGCCGAAACCACGAAGAACGAGGCGGACCGTTTCTTCTTCAAGGTGCCGTCATTGCGCAACATCGAGAAGACCGCGCCGTATTTCCACGACGGCAAGGTTGCCGATCTCGACGGCGCCGTGCGCCTGATGGCCGAACACCAGCTCGGCAAGACGCTCAGCGACACGCAGGTCGCGGCGATCCGCAGCTTCCTCGGCAGCCTCACCGGCACGATTCCCGCCGAGTACATCGCCCCGCCACAGTTGCCCGGAGCGACCTGA
- the mprF gene encoding bifunctional lysylphosphatidylglycerol flippase/synthetase MprF: MLRHLLRLAPAVASLAIFAIALFALHELTAQFKLHDVLAAMAATPARAIAAAAVFTTASYCTLTLYDVLALRHVGRRLPYGRVALTSFVAYAIGHNVGVVAFSSGAIRYRLYSLAGLDAAEIAQIVLFCAMTFQLGAGVLAGVSLIGESGQAASLLHASPAVAVALGVTLLLAATAWMVFISLRRAPLVFASWQLTLPGPVTALAQAAVAIVDLVMAGSVLFMLLPEGSPVSLVGFLGLYVVAVVAGALSTVPGGLGVFESALLLLLPGVPAQSLLGALLLYRLVYYAAPFALALSALTVTELAERRAWLYRATTWIRRLPGFVVPQAMALLAFSAGAILLVSGTTPAVAERIAALQRILPLAVLETSHLAASAIGVALLVLARGLYYRNEAAWHAMVWLLGAGIAASLLKGLDWEEALLLGIVLLPLIATRHEFYRRSSLLAEPLAPRWFAAVAMTVAASIWIGLLAHREVAYRNELWWQFAFDAGAPRMLRASLVAMLGVGVVAALRLLQPPRASPARPAPAELERARAIVHTAEDVAGHLALLGDKSLLFSESGRSFVMYAVSGRSWVAMGDPIGPTEERAEMIWRFREHCDREGGWCVFYEVRPVNLPLYVDAGLSLTKLGEEGVVALAGFSLEGSARAPLRQACKRAERDGAGFRVVAPADVPGLLSELRRISDDWLAGKSAGEKGFSLGFFDERYLAECSCALVEKNGRPVAFANLWAGKGPELSIDLMRHTADAPKTVMDYLFVQTMLWGRTQGYESFSLGMAPLAGLERHRLAPAWHRFGRLVYHYGEDFYNFEGLRHYKDKFQPQWRPRYLAAPSGLVLPRVLLDVTGLIAGGAVRAVGRGRKGRA, translated from the coding sequence ATGCTCCGGCACCTGTTACGCCTGGCGCCCGCGGTCGCATCGCTCGCGATTTTCGCGATCGCGCTCTTTGCCCTGCACGAACTGACCGCGCAATTCAAACTGCACGACGTGCTTGCGGCAATGGCCGCCACCCCGGCGCGCGCCATCGCCGCCGCTGCGGTATTCACCACCGCGAGCTACTGCACGCTGACCTTGTACGATGTGCTCGCGCTGCGACACGTCGGGCGCCGGCTGCCATACGGACGGGTCGCGCTCACCTCGTTCGTCGCCTATGCCATCGGGCACAACGTGGGCGTCGTCGCCTTCTCCTCGGGTGCGATCCGCTATCGCCTGTACAGCCTCGCCGGGCTCGATGCGGCGGAAATCGCCCAGATCGTCCTGTTCTGCGCCATGACCTTCCAGCTCGGGGCGGGGGTGCTCGCCGGCGTCTCGCTGATCGGTGAGTCCGGGCAGGCTGCATCGCTGCTGCACGCCAGCCCGGCCGTGGCGGTTGCGCTCGGCGTAACGCTGCTGCTCGCCGCCACCGCGTGGATGGTCTTCATCTCGCTGCGTCGCGCGCCGCTGGTGTTCGCCAGCTGGCAGCTCACGTTGCCGGGCCCGGTGACCGCGCTCGCCCAGGCGGCGGTGGCCATCGTCGATCTCGTCATGGCCGGGTCCGTGCTGTTCATGCTGTTGCCGGAGGGCAGCCCCGTCTCCCTGGTGGGATTCCTGGGTCTGTATGTCGTTGCCGTCGTCGCCGGCGCCCTCAGCACGGTGCCGGGTGGGCTCGGGGTGTTCGAGTCCGCGCTGTTGTTGCTCCTGCCGGGCGTGCCGGCCCAGTCGCTGCTCGGCGCGTTGCTGCTGTACCGGCTGGTGTACTACGCCGCGCCGTTTGCATTGGCCCTGTCGGCGCTGACCGTGACGGAACTGGCCGAGCGGCGCGCGTGGCTGTACCGGGCGACCACCTGGATCCGCCGCCTGCCCGGCTTCGTCGTGCCCCAGGCGATGGCGCTGCTGGCATTCTCCGCGGGCGCCATCCTGCTCGTCTCCGGCACGACCCCCGCGGTGGCAGAGCGCATCGCAGCGCTGCAACGGATCCTGCCGCTGGCTGTTCTCGAAACCTCGCACCTCGCCGCCAGCGCCATCGGCGTTGCCCTGCTGGTGCTCGCCCGCGGCCTCTACTACCGCAATGAAGCGGCCTGGCACGCCATGGTGTGGCTGCTCGGCGCCGGCATCGCCGCCTCGCTCCTGAAAGGTCTCGACTGGGAGGAGGCGCTGCTGCTCGGGATCGTCCTGCTGCCGCTCATCGCCACCCGACACGAGTTCTACCGGCGCTCTTCCCTGCTCGCCGAACCGCTCGCGCCGCGCTGGTTCGCGGCCGTTGCCATGACCGTAGCTGCCTCGATCTGGATCGGCTTGCTCGCGCACCGCGAGGTGGCGTACCGCAACGAGCTGTGGTGGCAGTTCGCCTTCGACGCTGGCGCTCCGCGCATGCTGCGGGCGAGCCTCGTCGCCATGCTCGGAGTGGGTGTCGTCGCGGCCCTTCGCTTGCTGCAGCCGCCGCGGGCCAGCCCGGCGCGACCGGCGCCGGCCGAACTCGAACGGGCCCGCGCCATCGTGCACACCGCGGAGGATGTCGCCGGGCACCTGGCGCTGCTCGGCGACAAGAGCCTGCTCTTCAGCGAGTCAGGGCGCAGCTTCGTGATGTATGCGGTGTCGGGCCGGAGCTGGGTCGCCATGGGCGACCCGATCGGCCCGACGGAAGAGCGGGCCGAGATGATCTGGCGCTTTCGCGAACATTGCGATCGCGAGGGGGGCTGGTGCGTCTTCTACGAGGTGCGCCCGGTGAACCTGCCGCTCTACGTGGATGCCGGCCTGTCGCTCACCAAACTCGGCGAGGAAGGCGTGGTGGCGCTCGCCGGCTTCTCGCTCGAAGGCAGCGCACGCGCGCCGCTGCGCCAGGCCTGTAAGCGTGCGGAACGCGACGGCGCGGGTTTTCGCGTCGTCGCACCCGCGGACGTGCCCGGGCTGCTGTCGGAGCTGCGGCGGATCTCCGACGACTGGCTCGCGGGGAAGTCGGCTGGTGAGAAGGGGTTCTCCCTCGGGTTCTTCGACGAACGCTATCTCGCGGAGTGCAGCTGCGCTCTCGTCGAAAAGAACGGCCGGCCGGTCGCCTTCGCCAACCTGTGGGCCGGCAAGGGCCCGGAGCTGTCGATCGACCTGATGCGCCACACCGCCGACGCGCCGAAGACGGTCATGGATTACCTGTTCGTGCAGACCATGCTCTGGGGCAGGACGCAGGGCTACGAGTCGTTCAGCCTCGGCATGGCGCCGCTCGCCGGCCTCGAGCGCCACCGCCTCGCACCGGCCTGGCACCGGTTCGGTCGCCTGGTCTACCACTATGGCGAGGACTTCTATAACTTCGAGGGTCTGCGCCACTACAAGGACAAGTTCCAGCCGCAGTGGCGGCCGCGTTACCTCGCGGCACCGTCGGGTCTGGTGTTGCCGCGGGTGTTACTCGACGTGACGGGTCTCATCGCCGGCGGTGCCGTGCGCGCCGTGGGGCGCGGGCGCAAGGGGCGTGCATGA